In the genome of Drosophila kikkawai strain 14028-0561.14 chromosome 2R, DkikHiC1v2, whole genome shotgun sequence, the window AAAGTCACACCCAGCAGAGCAGTGATAATGGTCTTTGATTTGTTAAACAGCTGCAGAACGGGCACAATAAAGCCGCAGGTGAGGAAGCCCACAGCAACACTGAACACAGCCACTGCCAGATCCGGATTAAGATTCTCGCCAAAGCGTCCAAACATGGGAATAAAGGTGGTAAAGAATCCATGCGAGAAGTAGGCAAAGAACACGAAAGGCGGCACAATGCAGACAATATGCGGAATGACCCAGGCCACATctgcaaaatataaacaataaatgtaggaataaaaaataaaaaaaaaattatattaataaataaccCACCTTTGCTGTGCAGCTTGGTGGCAATATTGATAATCAAGCCCATTGTATAGAACAGGCAACTAAGCATCAGAACGAAGACAGAGCGTACTCCGCAGATGGTAAAGATCAAGGTAAGAAGGGCCAAAAGCAGGCAATGGCAGTGCAGCAGAATCTGCACGCGCTGACCAATGGGCAGCTTATCCTGTGAAAGCAAACGAATTAAAGAAATGATCTTACAATAAAATCCCACAATACTCACATGCTTGGTCCAGTGGAAGTACATGGCCGGCACTATGGCCAAGCCAAAGAAGAAGGTGGTAAAGTACAGGCCCAAGATGAGCCAGGAGTTCGTAAACCAGGACAACGGCAGGTGAACCGCATCCATAAACAGACCCAGGAGGACGGGCAATACAGCTCCAACGACCACGGATAGAAGGTGCACAAAGAAAGTGTGCAGGACTCGCTTGAGGATCTTATCCAGCTTAATTCCCGAGCTGACAGACATCAGCTTGAAGGCAAAGCCACAGATGCCCAGGGATGCCAGAGCCACGATCACGTTTAGGATAACGCCCTCAGTTTCGGTGTAGAAGACCAGGAACCAGCCCATGACATCGAAGTAGATAGTGTGACCCTCGGCATATTTCTAAAGCATTAATCACCAGATTAGTTTAGTTAGGTTCGCTCAGGGTTAGGGTTCCATCTTACCGAAGAGTCTTCCAGCTCGGGTGAGTTGGCGATCTCCCGAACCAGGGCCAGCAGATTGTCGCCAGTGTGCTGAAGACTTCCCCTGGGGAAGATGTCTGCTTTGTCGTGACGCGTGTGATAAACGTAGCCATTATAAGTGTAGGCCATATCCAAGCCGGGCACGGATCCGTGATCTCGGAAGATGCGGAAGTCAGTGTCCGAGGGAATGAAATTATTCTGGAAGAGCTCCTCGCCCATGGTAGAGGCATACGGATGCTTGATGGCGCGTCGGTAGTTCTTCATAAGCCAGGGATGATTGGGACCCGATTGGAACAGGATCTCCCGACCGCCATTGCCGCAGGAATCCAGGTTGATAAGAGCTCTGGagaggaaataaaaaacatgGCTTACAAGAGGTTCAATCCAGGAGGAATTAGAAGTCTTACTTGCAATACTTGGCCCACTTGTGCTGGGTAATGAAGGCATGGGAGGCCTGCAGGGGATTCTCCTCAGCTCCATTGAACAGGAACACGACAGGGTTCTTCAGCGGCTTGTCCGACTTGGCCAGCACACGCAGAACCTCCATCATAGTGGCCACCATGGAGCCATCATCGCCAGCACCTGGTCCCGCCGGCACGGAATCGTAGTGACTGTTCACCAGCAGGTAAGTTGTGCTATTGGTTCCCTTGGGGCTGATCTTGACAACAATATTCTGAATGCTCTGGTACATGTTGACCATGGACCAGTGCACATAACTACCAGAAGCCACTTGCACATCCACCTCGATATCGTTGGCTGTTCCTGATCGAatcttttgcattttttgggACAGTAACTTCAGGGCTGCCATCTCATTCTGCCTGCTGCCCACCACTCGCGGTCCGATGTCCACCAGCGCGTGCAGATTGTTTTCAGCCCGTTCTGCAATAAATTGGTCCGGGTGCTTGGCCTCATCCTGGATGGTCAGTGGGCGGGGCAGGCGATTGCAGGCGGGAATAGAGATGGCCACGTACAGCAGAAGCCAGAAGCCGAAGAAGGCGGGAGCCCAAAACCACTTAATCTTGCTACCCTGGACGAAGGCGCGCTCACAGCCATTGGGTTGGGCCTAGAAGGGAGATGGATTGTAATGAGAACTTTTTATAGTTataataattgtaataaaaaatcttaaatataacATATAAGGAAATAGGAAAGCTTATAATTTCTTTCTtcagtttaatttttattttgagtttATCAGTTTTATAAAAAGCCTTCtttaaacatataaaataaatatagaataccagaaaaaaatgtatctgaAGTATCAGTAAAAAACAGATGTATAGATACCCAAGGTATCGCTATCTAGAACATGCATAAAACCCCCTAAA includes:
- the LOC108076799 gene encoding endoplasmic reticulum metallopeptidase 1 isoform X2, which codes for MSSDAEEKRAKAQPNGCERAFVQGSKIKWFWAPAFFGFWLLLYVAISIPACNRLPRPLTIQDEAKHPDQFIAERAENNLHALVDIGPRVVGSRQNEMAALKLLSQKMQKIRSGTANDIEVDVQVASGSYVHWSMVNMYQSIQNIVVKISPKGTNSTTYLLVNSHYDSVPAGPGAGDDGSMVATMMEVLRVLAKSDKPLKNPVVFLFNGAEENPLQASHAFITQHKWAKYCKALINLDSCGNGGREILFQSGPNHPWLMKNYRRAIKHPYASTMGEELFQNNFIPSDTDFRIFRDHGSVPGLDMAYTYNGYVYHTRHDKADIFPRGSLQHTGDNLLALVREIANSPELEDSSKYAEGHTIYFDVMGWFLVFYTETEGVILNVIVALASLGICGFAFKLMSVSSGIKLDKILKRVLHTFFVHLLSVVVGAVLPVLLGLFMDAVHLPLSWFTNSWLILGLYFTTFFFGLAIVPAMYFHWTKHDKLPIGQRVQILLHCHCLLLALLTLIFTICGVRSVFVLMLSCLFYTMGLIINIATKLHSKDVAWVIPHIVCIVPPFVFFAYFSHGFFTTFIPMFGRFGENLNPDLAVAVFSVAVGFLTCGFIVPVLQLFNKSKTIITALLGVTLLCFIIAMTPIGFPYRPATNVQRFAVLHTKRTFHDAENHIRRQESGYFIMPQDRRTYTVKNAVINMTLAQRIGADCEKEINCGLPLYNQRWHKTRKNSLWIPASEPVLGEDLPTVIVLSKKPLTATKIRYEMQLSGPNHMALFIKPLNGASVKDWSFHKAPLRLNFETPYFVYFSWGVNGDPLKFWLELEKPNGNWNSSTVELGLGGHWTHHKDMLTPDFKKFLDSFPAYVDATPWPASFESRIY
- the LOC108076799 gene encoding endoplasmic reticulum metallopeptidase 1 isoform X1 — encoded protein: MSGSEKNVRRRVITPTSDPTNADPLLRPRGSQQYEAQPNGCERAFVQGSKIKWFWAPAFFGFWLLLYVAISIPACNRLPRPLTIQDEAKHPDQFIAERAENNLHALVDIGPRVVGSRQNEMAALKLLSQKMQKIRSGTANDIEVDVQVASGSYVHWSMVNMYQSIQNIVVKISPKGTNSTTYLLVNSHYDSVPAGPGAGDDGSMVATMMEVLRVLAKSDKPLKNPVVFLFNGAEENPLQASHAFITQHKWAKYCKALINLDSCGNGGREILFQSGPNHPWLMKNYRRAIKHPYASTMGEELFQNNFIPSDTDFRIFRDHGSVPGLDMAYTYNGYVYHTRHDKADIFPRGSLQHTGDNLLALVREIANSPELEDSSKYAEGHTIYFDVMGWFLVFYTETEGVILNVIVALASLGICGFAFKLMSVSSGIKLDKILKRVLHTFFVHLLSVVVGAVLPVLLGLFMDAVHLPLSWFTNSWLILGLYFTTFFFGLAIVPAMYFHWTKHDKLPIGQRVQILLHCHCLLLALLTLIFTICGVRSVFVLMLSCLFYTMGLIINIATKLHSKDVAWVIPHIVCIVPPFVFFAYFSHGFFTTFIPMFGRFGENLNPDLAVAVFSVAVGFLTCGFIVPVLQLFNKSKTIITALLGVTLLCFIIAMTPIGFPYRPATNVQRFAVLHTKRTFHDAENHIRRQESGYFIMPQDRRTYTVKNAVINMTLAQRIGADCEKEINCGLPLYNQRWHKTRKNSLWIPASEPVLGEDLPTVIVLSKKPLTATKIRYEMQLSGPNHMALFIKPLNGASVKDWSFHKAPLRLNFETPYFVYFSWGVNGDPLKFWLELEKPNGNWNSSTVELGLGGHWTHHKDMLTPDFKKFLDSFPAYVDATPWPASFESRIY